The following are encoded in a window of Gavia stellata isolate bGavSte3 chromosome 17, bGavSte3.hap2, whole genome shotgun sequence genomic DNA:
- the PRPF19 gene encoding pre-mRNA-processing factor 19: MALICSISNEVPEHPCVSPVSNHVYERRLIEKYIAENGTDPVNNQPLSEEQLIDIKVAHPIRPKPPSATSIPAILKALQDEWDAVMLHSFTLRQQLQTTRQELSHALYQHDAACRVIARLTKEVTAAREALATLKPQAGLIVPQTVPSSQPNVAGAGESMDLGELAGMTPEIIQKLQDKATVLTTERKKRGKTVPEELVKPEELSKYRQVASHVGLHSASIPGILALDLCPSDTNKILTGGADKNVIVFDKSSEQILATLKGHSKKVTSVVFHPSQELVFSASPDATIRIWSVPNASCVQVVRAHEGSVTGLSLHATGDYLLSSSDDQYWAFSDIQTGRVLTKVTDESSGCALTCAQFHPDGLIFGTGTMDSQIKIWDLKERTNVANFPGHSGPITSIAFSENGYYLATAADDSSVKLWDLRKLKNFKTLQLDNNFEVKSLIFDQSGTYLALGGTDVQIYICKQWTEILHFTEHSGLTTGVAFGHHAKFIASTGMDRSLKFYSL; the protein is encoded by the exons ATGGCTCTCATCTGCTCTA TTTCCAACGAGGTCCCCGAGCACCCCTGCGTCTCCCCGGTCTCCAACCACGTCTACGAGCGGCGGCTGATCGAGAAGTACATCGCGGAGAACGGTACCGACCCCGTTAACAACCAGCCCCTCTCCGAGGAGCAGCTCATCGACATCAAAG TCGCCCACCCGATCCGGCCCAAGCCTCCGTCTGCCACGAGCATCCCGGCCATCCTGAAAGCCCTCCAGGATGAGTGG GATGCCGTCATGCTGCACAGCTTCACCCTCCGCCAGCAGCTGCAGACTACGCGCCAGGAGCTGTCCCACGCGCTCTACCAGCACGATGCCGCCTGCCGTGTCATTGCTCGGCTCACCAAGGAGGTCACCGCCGCCAGAGAAG CTTTGGCCACTCTGAAGCCGCAGGCTGGCCTCATCGTGCCCCAGACGGTGCCGTCCTCTCAACCAAATGTGGCG ggagctggggaatCCATGGATCTGGGAGAGCTTGCGGGCATGACCCCCGAGATCATCCAGAAG CTTCAAGACAAGGCTACGGTGCTGACCACGGAGCGTAAGAAG agaGGCAAGACGGTTCCAGAGGAGCTGGTGAAGCCGGAGGAACTCAGCAAGTACCGGCAGGTCGCCTCGCATGTG GGGCTGCACAGTGCCAGCATCCCAGGGATCCTTGCCTTGGACCTCTGTCCTTCCGACACCAACAAGATCCTCACTG gCGGGGCTGATAAAAACGTCATCGTCTTTGATAAGAGCTCGGAGCAGATCCTGGCGACACTCAAGGGGCACTCCAAGAAGGTTACCAGTGTCGTCTTCCACCCCTCTCAG GAGCTGGTGTTCTCAGCTTCTCCTGATGCCACTATCCGGATCTGGTCTGTGCCCAACGCCTCGTGCGTGCAGGTCGTCCGTGCCCACGAGGGCTCCGTGACGGGGCTGAGCCTCCACGCAACAGGCGACTACCTCCTCAGCTCTTCTGATGACCAG TACTGGGCTTTCTCGGATATCCAGACAGGCCGTGTCCTCACCAAGGTGACGGATGAGAGCTCCGGCTGCG CTCTCACCTGCGCCCAGTTCCACCCGGACGGGCTCATTTTTGGAACGGGGACGATGGACTCTCAGATCAAGATCTGGGATCTGAAG GAACGCACCAACGTGGCCAACTTCCCGGGACACTCTGGCCCCATCACCAGCATCGCCTTCTCCGAGAATGGCTACTACCTGGCCACGGCAGCGGACGACTCTTCTGTCAAGCTCTGGGATTTGCGTAAGCTCAAGAACTTCAAGACATTGCAGCTGGACAATAACTTTGAG GTGAAGTCTCTCATCTTTGACCAGAGCGGTACCTACCTGGCCCTGGGCGGGACGGACGTCCAGATCTACATCTGCAAGCAGTGGACGGAAATCCTCCACTTCACGG agCACAGCGGCCTCACCACAGGAGTGGCTTTCGGCCACCACGCCAAGTTCATTGCCTCGACAGGCATGGACCGGAGCCTGAAATTCTACAGCCTGTAG
- the ZP1 gene encoding zona pellucida sperm-binding protein 1, with protein MGRSCSFLLLLLLLPPGPGAAFSLLRYRYDCGDYGMQLLAYPTRGRTVRFKVMDEFGTHFDVANCSICLHWLNTGADGAVVFSSGYEGCHVLVKEDRYVLRVQLEEMLLSGVLAASYEVNMTCPQPGDYESHTDGNGHTEHRAGRGNNVHHSQADVLVPLSQPGLLRHVSQSALTLPGPQLSPQAHSEQGHPVAHTQPVLVHPGLQPQPQPSLVRPGLQSQPGMGHPIAQPQQGLIRPGTQLPAQPGLLHPGAQTQPGLLRPGVQTQNQPGLLHPGAQTQLGLLRPGLQTQNQPGLLHPGAQTQPGLLRPGVQTQNQPGLLHPGAQMQPGLLRPGVQTQNQPGLLHPGAQTQPGLLHPGVQTQNQPGLLHPGAQTQPGLLHPGVQTRNQPGLLHPGIQSGLMHSGAQTQAGFVRPGAQPQSQPGLARPSLQTHSQAGLLRPGLQNQAGLPHPGPQPQSRPGLLHPALQSQAGLVHPGHPRPGLTRPGLQSRPGLVRPGLQAQLQPGLPSLLQSTALFYPSAGAGTQLTREQCQVAVGRMPCVAPQGREACLQAGCCYDDMDRIAPCYYGNTATVQCLLDGHFVLVVPRGLATQPYNLDSVRLASTQAGCEPVRVTETFVMFRFPVTQCGTTVQAIEDRLIYENQLISTIDVQGSPRGSITRDSIYILQARCIYNASDLLPLRMEVAVPPTAAPLAMPGPLGLQLRIATDESYSSYHPDGDYPLVRVLRDPIYVEVRLLQKTDPNLVLVLHHCWASPSTDAAAEPQWPILVDGCPFAGDNYRTQLVPVGPASPQLPFPSHYQRFVISTFTFVEPPSMAVLEGEVYISCSASVCHLAQPEPCRPSCQLGVPSRARRSLGDRRRAEATGTVTSQGHIIFPEVPKLRRG; from the exons ATGGGACGgagctgctccttcctcctgctgctgctcctcctgcccccggggccgggagcCGCCTTCTCGCTTCTGCGGTACCGCTACGACTGCGGAGACTATGGCATGCAGCTGCTGGCGTACCCCACCCGCGGCCGCACCGTCCGCTTCAAAGTCATGG ACGAGTTCGGTACCCACTTTGACGTGGCCAACTGCTCCATCTGCCTCCACTGGCTCAACACCGGGGCGGATGGTGCCGTTGTCTTCTCCTCTGGCTACGAGGGCTGCCACGTCCTGGTGAAG GAGGACCGCTACGTCCTGAGGgtgcagctggaggagatgctGCTCAGCGGGGTCCTGGCCGCCTCCTATGAAGTCAACATGACCTGCCCGCAGCCGGGGGACTACGAAAGCCACACGGACGGCAATGGGCACACCGAGCACCGGGCTGGTCGGGGCAACAACGTCCACCATTCCCAGGCTGACGTCCTTGTCCCCCTGTCCCAGCCTGGTCTCCTGCGCCACGTGTCCCAGTCCGCCCTCACCCTCCCGGGaccccagctctctccccaAGCCCACTCGGAGCAGGGTCACCCCGTGGCTCACACCCAGCCGGTCCTGGTGCACCCCGGGCTGCAGCCCcaaccccagcccagcctggttCGCCCGGGGCTTCAGTCCCAGCCAGGGATGGGTCACCCCATCGCCCAACCCCAGCAGGGCTTAATACGCCCGGGCacgcagctcccagcccagcctgggctgctgcacCCTGGGGCTCAAACCCAACCGGGACTTCTCCGTCCAGGGGTTCAGACCCAAAaccagcctgggctgctgcacCCCGGGGCTCAAACCCAACTGGGACTTCTCCGTCCGGGGCTTCAGACCCAAAaccagcctgggctgctgcacCCCGGAGCTCAGACCCAACCGGGACTTCTCCGTCCGGGGGTTCAGACCCAAAaccagcctgggctgctgcacCCCGGAGCTCAGATGCAACCGGGACTTCTCCGTCCAGGGGTTCAGACCCAAAaccagcctgggctgctgcacCCCGGAGCTCAGACCCAACCGGGACTTCTCCATCCGGGGGTTCAGACCCAAAaccagcctgggctgctgcacCCCGGAGCTCAAACCCAACCAGGACTTCTCCATCCGGGAGTTCAGACCCGAAaccagcctgggctgctgcacCCCGGTATCCAGTCTGGCTTAATGCACTCTGGTGCTCAGACTCAAGCAGGCTTTGTACGCCCAGGAGCTCAGCCCCAAAGCCAGCCGGGTTTAGCTCGTCCCAGCCTTCAGACCCACTCCCAAGCTGGTCTCCTCCGTCCTGGGCTCCAGAACCAAGCTGGGCTGCCTCAccctggcccccagccccagtcccGGCCAGGTCTGCTGCACCCGGCTCTCCAGAGCCAAGCTGGGCTGGTACATCCCGGCCATCCACGACCGGGTCTAACGCGCCCGGGACTCCAGTCCCGACCGGGTTTGGTACGCCCGGGACTTCAGGCTCAGCTCCAGCCGGGTCTG CCCAGTCTGCTGCAATCCACGGCTCTCTTCTACCCCTCGGCAGGGGCAG GCACCCAGCTGACACGGGAGCAGTGCCAGGTGGCGGTGGGGAGGATGCCCTGCGTGGCCCCGCAGGGCCGGGAGGCATGCCTGCAGGCGGGCTGCTGCTACGACGACATGGACCGCATCGCGCCCTGCTATTACGGCAACACGG CCACCGTGCAGTGCCTGCTGGACGGGCATTTCGTCCTGGTGGTGCCACGGGGTCTCGCCACCCAACCCTACAACCTGGACAGCGTGCgccttgccagcacccaggCCGGCTGCGAGCCCGTCAGGGTGACGGAGACCTTCGTGATGTTCCGCTTCCCCGTCACGCAGTGCGGCACCACCGTCCAG GCAATCGAGGACCGGCTGATCTACGAGAACCAGCTGATCTCTACCATCGATGTCCAGGGGTCCCCCCGCGGCTCCATCACGCGGGACAGCATCTACAT cctccaAGCTCGCTGCATCTACAACGCCAGCGACCTCCTGCCGCTCCGCATGGAGGTGGCCGTGCCCCCCACGGCTGCCCCCCTGGCCATGCCGGGGCCGCTCGGGCTCCAGCTGCGCATCGCCACCG ACGAGAGCTACAGCTCCTACCACCCCGACGGCGACTACCCCTTGGTGAGGGTGCTCCGGGACCCCATCTACGTGGAGGTTCGCCTCCTGCAGAAGACGGACCCCAACCTGGTGCTGGTCCTGCACCACTGCTGGGCGTCCCCCAGCACCGACGCCGCGGCCGAGCCCCAGTGGCCCATCCTGGTGGACGG GTGCCCCTTCGCAGGGGACAACTACAGGACCCAGCTCGTGCCCGTGGGACCGGCCTCGCCGCAGCTGCCCTTCCCAAGCCACTACCAGCGCTTCGTCATCTCCACCTTCACCTTCGTGGAGCCCCCCTCCATGGCGGTGCTGGAGGGAGAG GTGTACATCTCATGCAGCGCTTCCGTGTGCCACCTCGCCCAGCCCGAGCCCTGCCGGCCCTCCTGCCAGCTGGGAGTGCCCTCCC gaGCGCGTCGGTCTCTGGGGGACAGGAGGAGAGCTGAAGCCACGGGCACAGTCACCTCGCAGGGACACATCATCTTCCCAGAGGTCCCCAAGCTGCGGAGAGGCTGA
- the LOC132318479 gene encoding acyl-coenzyme A amino acid N-acyltransferase 2-like, giving the protein MVEVTVTPQSSLADRPVQVQVRGLSPSQLVTLRASLTDEQGERFQARAFFRADGAGEVDPGRHAALGGSYAGVWPMGLFWFLQPDTLFRRLVKRDVAGSPFLVRLEVFDGLCLVTGPQDQPLASCEAERWYVGPGMQRVPIREGRVRGALFLPPGPGPFPGVIDLFGGAGGLIEFRAGLLASRGFAVLALAFFAYDDLPRALTQLDLEYFEEAAELLLRHPKVRGPGLGVIGVSKGAEVALAMATFLPQVVATVWINGTAFLHGNPLIYKDLRIPPIPYYTERVIFTEVGALDNSAIFADPRDPAYSASAIPAEKVRGKVLFVVGEADRSFNSKLFAELAMARMPPESCRLLSYPGAGHLIEPPGSPLCSISSIRGTPRPVVWGGEAQSHAKAQEHSWQEIVQFLELHLGPTATMKL; this is encoded by the exons ATGGTGGAGGTGACGGTGACGCCGCAGTCCTCGCTGGCCGACCGGCCGGTGCAGGTGCAGGTGCGGGggctgtccccctcccagctgGTCACCCTGCGGGCATCGCTGACGGACGAACAGGGCGAGCGCTTCCAGGCGCGCGCCTTCTTCCGCGCCGACGGGGCGGGCGAGGTGGATCCCGGGCGCCACGCCGCCCTGGGTGGCAGCTACGCCGGTGTCTGGCCCATGGGGCTCTTCTGGTTCCTGCAGCCCGACACCCTCTTCCGACGGCTGGTCAAGCGGGACGTGGCCGGCAGCCCCTTCCTCGTCCGCCTGGAGGTCTTCGATGGCCTCTGCCTGGTCACCGGACCCCAGGACCAGCCGCTGGCCTCCTGCGAGGCTGAGCGGTGGTACGTGGGTCCCGGCATGCAACGGGTGCCCATCCGGGAGGGCAGGGTCCGTGGGGCCCTCTTCCTGCCACCCG GACCGGGACCCTTCCCCGGGGTGATTGACCTGTTCGGGGGCGCGGGTGGCCTCATTGAGTTCCGCGCGGGGCTGCTGGCCAGCCGGGGCTTCGCGGTGCTGGCGCTGGCCTTCTTCGCCTACGACGACCTGCCCCGCGCCCTGACCCAGCTCGACCTGGAGTATTTTGAGGAGGCGGCCGAGCTGCTCCTCCGGCACCCCAAG GTGCGAGGCCCCGGCCTGGGTGTCATTGGCGTCTCCAAAGGAGCAGAGGTGGCCCTGGCCATGGCCACCTTCCTCCCGCAGGTGGTAGCCACGGTGTGGATCAACGGCACAGCCTTCCTCCATGGCAACCCGCTGATCTACAAGGACCTCCGCATCCCCCCCATCCCCTACTACACCGAGCGTGTCATCTTCACGGAGGTGGGGGCCTTGGACAACTCGGCCATCTTCGCCGACCCCCGGGACCCCGCGTACAGCGCCTCGGCCATCCCGGCCGAGAAGGTCCGGGGGAAGGTCCTCTTCGTGGTGGGGGAGGCCGACCGCAGCTTCAACAGCAAGCTCTTCGCCGAGCTGGCCATGGCACGGATGCCGCCGGAGAGCTGCCGCCTCCTCTCCTACCCCGGGGCCGGGCACTTGATCGAGCCCCCCGGTTCACCCCtctgcagcatctccagcaTCCGGGGCACCCCCCGGCCAGTGGTGTGGGGGGGTGAAGCCCAATCCCACGCCAAGGCTCAGGAGCACTCGTGGCAGGAGATCGTCCAGTTCTTGGAGCTCCACTTGGGCCCCACCGCCACCATGAAGCTGTGA
- the CCDC86 gene encoding coiled-coil domain-containing protein 86, with protein MEGECGAAPAPGPEEPGGATPAPAPARRRRQAAKKRKEVVAAIPRGRPKSGRVWKDPGKKRFSHMIQDKALRTSWARKMKERQERKLVRDLARQLQEGKQREREEKKRRREENLKRRLENERKAEIVQVIRNPLKLKRAKKKQLRRVEKRDTLALLQKTPVRRKAATD; from the exons ATGGAGGGGGAgtgcggggcggccccggccccgggccctgAGGAGCCCGGTGGGGCgaccccggccccggctccggcccggcggcggcggcaagCCGCCAAGAAGCGAAAGGAAGTGGTGGCAGCGATCCCGCGGGGCAGGCCCAAGTCGGGGCGGGTGTGGAAGGACCCCGGCAAGAAGAG GTTCTCACACATGATCCAGGACAAGGCCCTTCGCACCTCCTGGGCGCGGAAGATGAAGGAGCGGCAGGAGAGGAAACTCGTCCGGGACCTGGCGCggcagctgcaggaggggaagcagagagagcGAGAG GAGAAGaagcggcggcgggaggagaACCTGAAGCGGCGCCTGGAGAACGAGCGGAAGGCAGAGATCGTCCAAGTG ATCCGGAACCCGCTGAAGCTCAAGCGGGCGAAGAAGAAGCAGCTGCGGCGGGTGGAGAAGCGGGACACGCTGGCCCTGCTCCAGAAGACACCTGTGCGGCGCAAAGCAGCCACGGATTGA